One region of Duncaniella freteri genomic DNA includes:
- a CDS encoding M3 family metallopeptidase: MTQAQNPFFEEFKGTPHGTAPFDRISLSHYEPAIDRGIKLGLQGVDKIVNNPEAPTFENTIVALENAGQDLDRVLNVFYPLESAMSDDAFMELSVKITPRLSEYSTSISLNEGLWERIKTVYDNADTTRLSPEDRMLLKRTYESFTRKGALLQGADREKYSKLSSRLSELTTTFGQNTLKELNTYKIWLKAEDLDGLTESAVEAAALAAKENGREGEYLFTLDAPVYSAFMKNSSRRDLREKMWRLYSGRNIKGEYNNIPVMKEIAETRLAIANLLGYRTYADYSLANTMAAKTENVYKLLNSLRDAYKPAQKAEFAELEAFATKMEGKPMQLKPWDYSYYSNKLRNAKYSYDEEELRPYFELNNVIDGVFGLATRLYGVKFVKNPDIPVYHPDVTAFDVKDEDGSYLGVIYTDFFPRASKRAGAWMTEFKGQRVDEEGNNSRPHVTIVMNFTKPTSTKPSLLTPSEVETFLHEFGHALHGLLADSKYGSLAGTNVLRDFVELPSQFNENYLTEKEFLDGFAKHYETGKPIPSELIDRIVASSQYGAAYACFRQLGFGMLDLAWHTITAPVQDPEKFENEALESVSMFEPIAGTMFAPTFGHIFSGGYAAGYYSYKWAEVLDADAFAHFKEHGIFDRATADSFRKNILSRGGTEDPAELYRRFRGHDATIDALLKRDGIEPSASLPDNDLHRVD, encoded by the coding sequence ATGACACAAGCTCAGAATCCATTTTTTGAAGAGTTCAAGGGGACACCTCACGGCACAGCCCCATTTGACCGTATCAGCCTCTCGCATTATGAGCCTGCCATCGACCGTGGCATAAAGCTCGGATTGCAGGGGGTAGATAAGATTGTCAACAATCCTGAGGCTCCGACATTTGAGAACACGATAGTGGCTCTTGAGAATGCCGGACAGGATCTTGACCGTGTGCTCAATGTGTTCTATCCGTTAGAGTCAGCCATGAGTGATGATGCCTTTATGGAACTGTCGGTGAAGATCACTCCGCGCTTGTCGGAATATTCTACATCCATTTCTCTGAATGAGGGATTGTGGGAACGTATCAAGACGGTTTATGATAATGCCGATACGACTCGTCTCTCACCTGAGGACAGGATGCTTCTCAAACGCACCTACGAATCGTTCACCCGAAAAGGAGCGTTGCTGCAAGGTGCTGACCGTGAGAAGTACAGCAAGCTTTCGAGCCGTCTGAGCGAGCTCACCACTACTTTTGGGCAGAACACTCTCAAGGAGCTCAACACATATAAGATATGGCTCAAGGCTGAGGATCTTGACGGTCTTACCGAGAGTGCCGTTGAGGCTGCCGCTCTTGCCGCCAAGGAGAACGGACGTGAAGGTGAATATCTTTTCACTCTTGATGCACCGGTCTACTCGGCTTTCATGAAGAACAGTTCACGCCGTGATCTCCGTGAAAAGATGTGGAGGTTATATTCGGGCCGTAACATAAAGGGGGAATATAACAATATCCCTGTAATGAAGGAGATTGCAGAGACTCGTCTTGCCATTGCCAACCTGCTTGGCTACAGGACCTATGCCGATTACTCTCTCGCCAATACCATGGCGGCAAAAACTGAAAATGTCTATAAGCTCCTGAACTCACTGCGTGACGCATATAAGCCTGCCCAGAAGGCGGAGTTTGCCGAGCTTGAAGCTTTCGCCACCAAGATGGAGGGCAAGCCCATGCAGCTGAAACCATGGGACTACAGCTATTATTCCAACAAGCTCCGCAATGCCAAATATTCGTATGATGAGGAGGAGCTGCGTCCTTATTTCGAGCTCAACAATGTGATCGACGGTGTGTTCGGTCTTGCCACCAGGCTTTATGGTGTGAAATTTGTGAAGAATCCTGATATCCCTGTATATCATCCTGATGTGACAGCCTTTGATGTAAAGGATGAGGATGGAAGCTATCTTGGGGTCATTTACACCGATTTCTTCCCGCGTGCGAGCAAGCGCGCTGGAGCTTGGATGACTGAGTTCAAGGGTCAGCGTGTCGATGAGGAGGGCAACAATTCCCGTCCTCATGTCACAATAGTGATGAACTTTACAAAGCCGACCTCCACCAAGCCGTCACTTCTCACTCCTTCTGAGGTTGAGACATTCCTCCACGAGTTCGGACATGCTCTCCATGGGCTGCTTGCCGACTCAAAATACGGATCTCTTGCCGGGACCAATGTGCTCCGCGATTTTGTAGAGCTGCCGTCTCAGTTCAACGAAAACTATCTTACAGAGAAAGAGTTCCTTGACGGTTTCGCCAAGCATTACGAGACCGGCAAGCCTATACCCTCGGAGCTTATCGACCGTATAGTTGCCTCATCACAGTATGGAGCGGCTTATGCCTGCTTCCGTCAGCTCGGATTCGGTATGCTTGATTTGGCATGGCACACTATCACAGCTCCTGTTCAGGACCCAGAGAAGTTTGAGAACGAGGCCCTTGAATCAGTGTCAATGTTTGAGCCTATAGCCGGCACGATGTTTGCGCCAACATTCGGTCATATCTTCTCTGGTGGGTATGCCGCAGGTTATTACAGCTACAAGTGGGCAGAGGTGCTTGATGCTGATGCATTCGCCCATTTCAAGGAGCATGGCATATTTGACCGCGCTACTGCCGATTCATTCCGTAAGAACATTCTCTCACGAGGAGGCACGGAAGATCCTGCCGAGCTTTATCGTCGTTTCCGTGGTCACGATGCAACAATTGACGCTCTTCTGAAGCGTGACGGCATTGAGCCTTCAGCTTCTCTTCCCGACAATGATCTGCACAGGGTGGATTAA
- a CDS encoding 1-deoxy-D-xylulose-5-phosphate reductoisomerase — translation MPHNIAVLGSTGSIGTQTLDIISQFPDRFRAVVLAAGSNVDMLIRQATKHRPAIAIIADERKYSALKEALSPLGIETACGEQALADAMERPDFDTVVTATVGYSGLLPTIRAIKAGKQIALANKETLVVAGELVTRMLRDSASEVIPVDSEHSAIYQCLKGEDTATVKKLIITASGGPFRTWTREETARVTAAQALNHPRWHMGAKITIDSATMLNKAFEIIEARWLFDVAPEKIEAVVHPQSIVHSMVEFVDGAVKAQLGIPDMHLPIRYALGDASRLPSEERPLSLSDYTSLTFEKPDAEKFPCLTLAPRALTDGGNTACIINAANEVAVAAFLRGAISFHGIYDTITDALDRISFIPTPTLDDYVATHHATIEYCKRKIEQ, via the coding sequence ATGCCTCACAATATAGCAGTGCTCGGCTCCACCGGGTCGATAGGCACACAGACACTTGACATAATATCCCAATTCCCCGACCGCTTCCGAGCCGTGGTGCTCGCTGCCGGAAGCAATGTGGACATGCTCATAAGGCAGGCAACGAAACATCGGCCTGCAATCGCCATTATTGCCGACGAGCGAAAATATTCCGCCCTCAAAGAAGCCCTCTCTCCATTAGGCATAGAGACAGCCTGCGGCGAGCAAGCCCTTGCCGATGCAATGGAGCGTCCTGACTTTGACACGGTGGTCACAGCCACCGTAGGATACAGCGGGCTACTCCCTACGATACGCGCCATAAAGGCAGGCAAGCAGATAGCCCTCGCCAACAAGGAAACCCTTGTGGTGGCAGGCGAACTTGTGACACGTATGCTCCGTGACTCGGCTTCGGAAGTGATACCGGTCGATTCCGAACATTCGGCAATATACCAATGCCTTAAGGGAGAGGACACAGCTACAGTAAAGAAACTAATCATAACAGCCTCCGGCGGTCCGTTCCGCACATGGACGCGCGAGGAGACCGCACGCGTCACCGCAGCCCAGGCCCTCAACCATCCACGCTGGCATATGGGTGCGAAAATCACTATCGATTCAGCCACAATGCTCAACAAGGCATTCGAGATAATCGAGGCACGCTGGCTATTCGATGTCGCTCCTGAGAAGATCGAAGCAGTGGTGCATCCTCAATCCATAGTCCACTCCATGGTGGAATTCGTTGACGGAGCTGTGAAAGCACAACTCGGCATACCCGATATGCATCTTCCCATACGTTACGCTCTCGGCGATGCCTCACGCCTGCCCAGCGAGGAGCGTCCGTTGAGCCTGTCGGACTACACAAGCCTGACTTTCGAAAAGCCCGATGCAGAGAAATTCCCATGCCTGACCCTTGCTCCGCGGGCACTTACCGACGGAGGCAACACGGCATGCATCATAAATGCCGCCAACGAAGTGGCAGTGGCCGCATTCCTTCGCGGGGCAATATCGTTCCACGGCATATACGACACGATAACGGACGCTCTCGACAGGATCTCGTTCATCCCTACCCCTACGCTCGACGACTATGTGGCAACCCATCACGCCACAATAGAATATTGCAAAAGAAAAATAGAACAGTAA
- a CDS encoding DUF3109 family protein, which yields MLQIQDTLVSLDLAEQFFCCDIDACLGECCIEGDAGAPLTAAERDEIDRLLPAFEDKLLPSAKARITEAGTNYLDPDGDLVTQIVDGRNCIYTCYAPGGVCQCAIECAFNEGKTGKFRKPSSCALYPVRLTEYPTFTAVNYHRWNICKAAEKKGKELGIRLYQFLKGPLTDRFGEAWYSELCEACEAYLDEYGDK from the coding sequence ATGCTACAGATACAGGACACACTCGTTTCGCTCGATCTGGCGGAACAATTCTTTTGCTGCGACATAGATGCATGTCTCGGCGAATGCTGCATCGAAGGTGATGCAGGAGCCCCACTCACAGCCGCCGAGCGCGACGAGATAGACCGCCTGCTCCCTGCCTTCGAGGACAAGCTGCTGCCATCGGCAAAAGCACGCATAACCGAAGCCGGAACAAACTATCTTGATCCGGACGGTGATCTTGTGACCCAGATCGTGGACGGACGTAACTGCATCTATACCTGCTATGCTCCCGGAGGAGTGTGTCAGTGCGCCATAGAATGTGCATTCAACGAAGGCAAGACCGGAAAGTTCCGAAAGCCTTCATCATGTGCCCTCTATCCTGTACGGCTCACCGAATACCCTACATTCACCGCTGTAAACTATCACCGCTGGAACATTTGCAAGGCTGCGGAAAAGAAAGGTAAAGAGCTCGGCATACGCCTGTATCAGTTCCTTAAGGGCCCTCTCACCGACCGCTTCGGTGAAGCATGGTACTCCGAACTCTGTGAAGCCTGCGAAGCATATCTTGATGAATACGGTGACAAATAA
- a CDS encoding tetratricopeptide repeat protein encodes MNDNIKMFEDIEGLLSGGRLTAAFSVLDNAIIAYPALRQFVGELERLRQGYGYMSGYALQGLPDPGLAESYAGIVEGVRTLVEAMARQMRLKDAPTLYFNTLRYELATPGDSVATLVDEYRNVSQKISLAALAENPAQAARQFSVQAEQLEKRVFNRVWTMYPLGGADEASLRDAIADKSLPGYFKSLIISAVLMGLMEQADERRMLLLMDAYASDDADVSVRALCALLVGIWLYRNRHMSARMRNRLAALKEMPGWVRDVRMATMQYVRSRDTERITRKFNEEVIPEMMKLRPEIEKLKDKPLDTEAMEENPEWAEILEKSGVADRLKELQELQEDGGDVMMATFSKLKTFSFFNDISNWFLPFHQSHTQIASDDIPEIATLISIMGNAPMFCDNDKYSVALSLSQIPPAQRDMMLRQIRMQTQQMDAVRMAAMDSGHVPQREELAANYVRNLYRFFKLFRRKGEFTDPFSSGLNIPAIPSLEQEFEDPDTLMVIAEFYFKRGYYSDALEVFRRLTAMSSPSASISQKMGYCEQSVGDISAALRHYEEAEMLDSSSRWTLRRLAWCHRMLGNWDKALDCYRRLAEDKPDDVSLALNIGLSLVKLHRYDEALQYLFKAEFYGSGSEKATRALAWCTLLGGDYERCVKYTATLLAGTTPRPNDYINAGHLSLLTGHPGEAVDHYVDAIKAMEGNVDSFLRRLADDKVTISAFGGVDPQLMAIVVDTSIAKSK; translated from the coding sequence ATGAACGATAATATAAAAATGTTTGAGGATATAGAGGGCTTGCTCTCAGGAGGTAGACTTACTGCTGCTTTCTCTGTTCTCGATAATGCGATAATCGCTTATCCGGCTTTGCGGCAGTTTGTCGGGGAGCTGGAGCGTCTGCGTCAGGGATATGGCTACATGTCCGGTTATGCTCTCCAGGGGTTGCCCGATCCCGGGCTTGCCGAGTCGTACGCAGGCATAGTGGAAGGTGTGCGCACCCTGGTCGAAGCCATGGCGCGTCAGATGAGGCTTAAGGATGCTCCGACGCTGTACTTCAACACACTCCGCTATGAGCTTGCCACTCCAGGCGACTCTGTGGCGACTCTTGTTGACGAATACCGCAATGTGAGCCAGAAGATATCCCTTGCCGCTCTTGCCGAAAATCCGGCTCAGGCAGCCAGGCAGTTTTCGGTTCAAGCTGAACAGCTTGAAAAACGTGTGTTCAACCGTGTATGGACCATGTATCCTCTCGGTGGAGCAGATGAGGCATCATTGCGCGATGCCATAGCTGACAAGTCTTTGCCGGGATATTTCAAGTCGCTGATAATAAGTGCTGTGCTTATGGGACTTATGGAGCAGGCTGATGAGCGCAGGATGCTGCTGCTCATGGATGCCTATGCTTCGGACGATGCCGATGTCTCGGTGCGGGCATTGTGTGCCCTTCTTGTGGGCATTTGGCTCTACCGCAACCGGCATATGTCGGCACGTATGCGCAACCGGCTTGCGGCACTTAAGGAGATGCCCGGATGGGTCCGCGATGTGAGGATGGCGACAATGCAGTATGTGCGTTCGCGTGACACTGAGCGTATCACCCGCAAGTTCAATGAGGAGGTGATACCCGAGATGATGAAATTGCGTCCGGAGATAGAGAAGCTGAAGGACAAGCCTCTCGACACCGAGGCTATGGAGGAGAATCCCGAGTGGGCTGAGATACTTGAGAAGTCAGGTGTCGCTGACCGCCTCAAGGAGCTACAGGAGCTACAGGAGGATGGCGGCGACGTGATGATGGCTACATTCAGTAAGCTCAAGACATTCTCATTTTTCAACGATATCTCTAATTGGTTCCTGCCGTTCCACCAGTCTCATACTCAGATAGCGTCGGACGATATCCCTGAGATCGCCACCCTGATTTCAATAATGGGCAATGCTCCGATGTTCTGTGACAATGACAAGTATTCGGTAGCACTTTCACTCAGTCAGATACCTCCGGCGCAGCGCGACATGATGCTGAGGCAGATAAGGATGCAGACCCAGCAGATGGATGCTGTGAGAATGGCGGCGATGGATAGCGGGCATGTTCCCCAGCGCGAAGAGCTTGCAGCCAACTATGTGCGAAATCTCTACAGGTTCTTTAAGCTGTTCCGCCGCAAGGGGGAGTTTACCGATCCTTTCTCGTCGGGACTCAATATACCAGCCATACCCTCTCTTGAGCAGGAGTTTGAAGATCCCGATACACTTATGGTGATAGCCGAGTTCTATTTCAAACGCGGGTATTATTCCGATGCTCTTGAGGTGTTCAGGCGTCTGACCGCCATGTCGTCACCGTCTGCTTCGATAAGTCAGAAGATGGGATATTGCGAGCAGTCGGTAGGTGATATAAGTGCGGCTCTGCGCCATTACGAGGAGGCTGAGATGCTCGACTCGTCAAGCCGGTGGACTCTCAGGCGTCTCGCATGGTGTCACCGTATGCTCGGCAATTGGGACAAGGCTCTGGACTGTTACCGCCGTCTTGCCGAGGACAAGCCGGACGATGTCAGTCTTGCTCTCAACATCGGTCTGTCGCTCGTGAAGCTGCATCGCTACGATGAGGCTCTGCAATATCTCTTCAAGGCAGAGTTCTACGGTTCGGGAAGTGAGAAGGCAACTCGGGCATTGGCGTGGTGCACCCTTCTCGGAGGGGATTATGAGCGTTGTGTCAAATACACTGCCACTCTTCTTGCAGGAACAACGCCACGCCCTAACGATTACATCAATGCCGGACATCTCAGCCTGCTGACAGGACATCCCGGGGAGGCTGTAGACCATTATGTCGATGCCATAAAGGCTATGGAAGGCAATGTTGATTCCTTCCTGAGAAGACTGGCTGACGACAAGGTGACAATATCCGCTTTCGGAGGCGTAGATCCGCAGCTGATGGCGATAGTTGTGGATACATCTATAGCTAAATCCAAATAA
- the rseP gene encoding RIP metalloprotease RseP, with translation MESFLIKALQFIIALAFLVIIHEFGHYIFARIFGIKVDKFYMFFNPKFSLLRYNPRTNKIGLFVRQGDEENNTPDKAAVTFTIGKEHPAPSNGKTSWRDTIYGIGWVPLGGYCAINGMIDETNQKMSEEEKPWEFRTKPAWQRLLVMFGGVLFNFILAILIYAGIAANWGAKYIPFEVATEGFDFVPAAQKAGFRNGDIPLMADGVKLDAADGDYMLKMVEAKEVTMLRNGKDTVTIAIPKDFIFRLNDEKGFMAYRLPVYIDRLVPGEAAAKAGLLEGDHIVAVGDTPTPSYTELTPALVANAGKDVDLTVERDGNRVTVPVTPNEFGKLGFQLRPITDVYPPVTISYGFFESFPKGWEIGTSTLSNYVGSMKHVFSSEGAQSLGGFGTIGNMFPDRWNWLSFWEITAFLSVALAFMNIIPIPGLDGGHIMFLLWEVVTRRKVPENVLVAAQYVGMGFLLLLLLYANGNDIFRAFFK, from the coding sequence ATGGAATCATTTCTCATAAAAGCATTACAATTCATTATTGCGCTGGCTTTCCTCGTTATCATCCACGAGTTCGGTCACTACATATTCGCAAGGATTTTCGGCATAAAGGTCGATAAATTCTATATGTTCTTCAACCCCAAGTTCAGCCTGCTGCGCTACAATCCCCGCACAAATAAGATCGGACTGTTTGTGCGTCAGGGCGATGAAGAGAATAACACCCCCGACAAGGCAGCCGTGACTTTCACCATAGGCAAGGAACATCCCGCACCCTCCAACGGAAAGACCTCCTGGCGCGATACCATATACGGCATCGGCTGGGTGCCCCTCGGAGGATACTGCGCGATAAACGGCATGATCGACGAGACCAACCAGAAGATGAGCGAAGAGGAGAAGCCGTGGGAATTCCGTACCAAACCGGCATGGCAGAGGCTGCTTGTGATGTTTGGAGGCGTGCTCTTCAATTTCATTCTTGCAATCCTGATATATGCCGGTATAGCCGCCAACTGGGGAGCAAAATACATACCGTTTGAAGTAGCGACCGAAGGTTTCGATTTCGTGCCGGCTGCACAGAAAGCAGGATTCCGCAACGGAGATATCCCTCTTATGGCTGACGGTGTTAAACTCGATGCCGCCGATGGCGACTACATGCTCAAAATGGTAGAAGCCAAGGAGGTCACAATGCTGCGCAACGGCAAAGACACCGTAACGATAGCAATCCCCAAGGACTTCATATTCCGCCTGAACGATGAAAAAGGCTTCATGGCTTACCGTCTGCCTGTCTACATCGACCGGCTCGTACCTGGAGAGGCTGCTGCAAAAGCCGGTCTCCTTGAAGGCGACCACATAGTGGCTGTAGGCGACACCCCTACACCGTCATACACCGAACTGACACCTGCCCTCGTAGCCAATGCAGGCAAGGATGTGGACCTGACCGTTGAGCGCGACGGCAACCGCGTCACCGTCCCTGTGACCCCCAATGAGTTCGGAAAGCTCGGATTCCAGCTGCGCCCCATCACAGACGTATATCCGCCTGTCACCATCAGTTACGGCTTCTTCGAATCATTCCCCAAAGGATGGGAGATAGGCACATCCACCCTCAGCAATTACGTAGGCTCGATGAAACATGTCTTCTCATCCGAAGGAGCGCAGAGCCTCGGCGGATTCGGGACAATCGGAAATATGTTTCCTGACCGCTGGAACTGGCTTTCGTTCTGGGAGATAACCGCATTCCTGTCTGTAGCACTCGCATTCATGAACATAATCCCTATACCGGGTCTCGACGGCGGTCACATCATGTTCCTGCTGTGGGAAGTGGTCACCCGACGCAAAGTACCCGAAAACGTACTCGTGGCAGCCCAGTACGTGGGCATGGGATTCCTCCTGCTGCTCCTGCTTTACGCCAACGGCAATGACATATTCAGGGCTTTCTTCAAATAA
- a CDS encoding class I SAM-dependent rRNA methyltransferase: MQNYKTITLKRGKEESLLRFHPWVFSGAIADLPKDIEEGDIVKVVASDGRSLGVGHYEIGSIAVRMLSTDEISIDDSFFADRLSQAWALRERLGLIRPDNTTFRLVHGEGDFLPGCVVDVYGNTAVLQAHSPGMHYARHIIAKTLTELPGAGIKNVYYKSETTLPYKARLDPVNDYIIGGFETNIAVENGLKFNIDWLKGQKTGFFVDQRDNRALLQHYSNGARVLNMFCYTGGFSVYAMRGGAKLVHSVDSSAKAVALTDANIELNFPSDTRHKSYAQDAFKYLADMPDGAYDLIILDPPAFAKHRSAIKNAMIGYRRINAAAFRKIAPGGVLFTFSCSQAISREQFRLAVFTAAAQSGRKVRILHQLTQPADHPVNIYHPEGEYLKGLVLAVE, translated from the coding sequence ATGCAAAACTATAAAACCATAACCCTCAAGCGAGGCAAAGAAGAATCTCTGCTGAGGTTCCATCCGTGGGTATTCTCCGGAGCCATCGCTGATCTCCCTAAGGATATCGAAGAGGGCGACATAGTAAAAGTCGTGGCTTCTGACGGTCGTTCGCTCGGGGTCGGACACTACGAAATCGGCTCTATAGCCGTGCGCATGCTGTCGACTGACGAAATCTCTATTGACGACAGTTTCTTCGCCGACCGGCTATCCCAGGCATGGGCACTGCGCGAACGTCTCGGACTGATACGCCCTGACAACACCACATTCCGCCTCGTGCACGGTGAGGGCGACTTCCTGCCAGGATGTGTGGTAGATGTATATGGCAACACAGCTGTGCTCCAGGCTCACTCCCCGGGAATGCACTATGCACGCCACATCATAGCTAAAACCCTCACTGAACTTCCCGGGGCCGGCATTAAGAATGTGTATTACAAGTCGGAAACCACACTCCCCTACAAGGCACGCCTCGACCCTGTAAACGATTATATAATAGGAGGATTCGAGACTAATATAGCCGTAGAAAACGGTCTCAAATTCAATATCGATTGGCTTAAAGGACAGAAGACCGGATTCTTTGTCGACCAGCGCGACAACCGTGCGCTGCTCCAGCATTACAGCAACGGAGCAAGAGTGCTCAACATGTTCTGCTACACCGGCGGATTCTCAGTTTATGCCATGCGCGGAGGAGCAAAGCTCGTACATTCGGTGGACTCCTCTGCCAAGGCTGTCGCCCTCACCGATGCCAACATCGAACTGAACTTCCCATCCGACACCCGCCACAAGTCATATGCCCAGGATGCGTTCAAGTATCTTGCCGATATGCCCGACGGAGCCTATGACCTGATAATCCTTGACCCCCCAGCTTTCGCCAAACATCGCAGCGCGATAAAGAATGCGATGATAGGATACCGCAGGATCAACGCTGCAGCATTCCGAAAGATTGCCCCTGGAGGCGTACTGTTCACTTTCTCCTGTTCGCAGGCAATATCACGCGAACAGTTCAGGCTCGCAGTGTTCACCGCAGCGGCACAGTCAGGGCGAAAAGTGCGAATCCTCCATCAGCTCACCCAGCCTGCCGACCATCCGGTCAATATATACCATCCCGAAGGGGAATACCTCAAAGGACTGGTTCTGGCTGTAGAATAG
- a CDS encoding dipeptidyl-peptidase 3 family protein — MSFSKLIIPAMAALAITSSCGSGKPAAEPADFDYTADRFADIEVLRYQVPGFEELTPQQRIFIYYLTEAAIAGRDILWDQNGKYNLAIRDLIEGVYTNYDGDRKDKNFKALETYLKQIEFASGIHHHYSMDKFTPGFTQEWLVAQAGKLPEGTVTNLDTLLPVIFDPTVMPKRVNQAEGQDLILTSANNLYDGVSQAEVENYFNALKDTTDLTPVSWGLNTRVVKENGKVTEQVYKIGGLYTQALERIVENLEKSLPYAENDAQKDIVSKLIAYFRSGDLKDFDAYSIAWAEDTKSQVDFINGFIEDYGDPLGMTGAYESIVNFKNNEASHRTEIISGNAQWFEDHSPVDPRFRKEEVKGVSAKVITAAILAGDAYPATPIGINLPNANWIRAAHGSKSVTLENITGAYDKAAHGNGYNEEFVIDQETSDLMDKYLFITDNLHTDLHECLGHGSGKLLPGVDQGALKAHGSTLEETRADLFALYYLGDPKLLELGLLDNPDAYKAEYYKYILNGLMTQLTRIEPGKDVEEAHMRNRQLIAKWALEKGQPENVIEFVKRDGKTFIKINDYEKLRSLFGDLLAEVQRIKSEGDYAAGAALVEQYAVKVDPELHKEVLDRYSHLNIAPYKGFVNPIYKPVTDADGNITDVTIEYGEDYLPQVLRYSKDYRTLPANLTVK; from the coding sequence ATGTCATTTTCAAAATTAATCATTCCAGCCATGGCAGCATTAGCCATCACGTCATCGTGCGGATCGGGCAAACCGGCAGCCGAACCAGCCGATTTCGACTACACAGCCGACCGTTTCGCCGACATCGAGGTGCTCCGTTATCAGGTCCCCGGATTTGAGGAGCTCACCCCTCAGCAGCGCATCTTCATCTACTATCTCACAGAAGCCGCCATTGCCGGACGTGACATACTGTGGGATCAGAACGGCAAATACAATCTTGCCATACGCGATCTCATCGAGGGTGTATACACCAATTATGACGGCGACCGTAAGGACAAGAATTTCAAGGCTCTTGAGACATATCTCAAACAGATAGAATTTGCCAGCGGTATACATCATCACTATTCGATGGATAAGTTCACTCCAGGATTCACCCAGGAATGGCTTGTAGCACAGGCTGGAAAACTTCCAGAGGGCACCGTAACCAATCTTGACACACTCCTCCCGGTCATATTCGACCCCACTGTGATGCCCAAGCGCGTAAACCAGGCTGAAGGTCAGGACCTTATTCTCACATCAGCCAACAACCTCTACGACGGTGTAAGCCAGGCTGAGGTGGAAAACTACTTCAACGCACTCAAGGACACAACCGACCTTACCCCTGTGTCATGGGGACTCAACACACGTGTAGTGAAGGAGAACGGCAAGGTCACCGAACAGGTCTACAAGATAGGAGGCCTATACACTCAGGCACTTGAGCGCATAGTTGAAAATCTTGAAAAGTCTCTTCCATATGCCGAGAACGATGCCCAAAAGGATATCGTGAGCAAACTCATCGCCTACTTCCGCTCTGGCGACCTCAAGGACTTCGACGCATACTCCATAGCATGGGCTGAGGACACCAAGTCGCAGGTCGACTTCATCAACGGTTTCATCGAGGATTACGGCGACCCGTTAGGAATGACAGGAGCATACGAATCTATCGTAAACTTCAAGAACAATGAGGCAAGCCACCGCACCGAAATCATATCGGGCAACGCACAATGGTTTGAGGACCATTCTCCTGTCGATCCACGTTTCCGCAAAGAGGAAGTCAAGGGTGTGAGCGCAAAAGTTATCACCGCCGCCATCCTTGCCGGCGACGCATATCCCGCAACCCCGATAGGAATCAATCTCCCCAACGCCAACTGGATACGTGCGGCTCACGGCTCCAAGTCAGTGACACTTGAGAACATCACAGGTGCTTACGACAAAGCCGCTCATGGCAATGGATATAACGAGGAGTTTGTCATCGATCAGGAGACATCCGACCTTATGGATAAATACCTCTTCATCACCGACAATCTTCACACCGACCTCCACGAATGCCTCGGTCACGGCTCAGGCAAACTTCTGCCCGGTGTCGACCAGGGTGCACTCAAGGCTCACGGCTCTACACTTGAAGAGACACGCGCCGACCTGTTTGCCCTCTATTATCTCGGCGATCCCAAGCTCCTTGAACTCGGTCTGCTCGACAATCCCGACGCCTACAAGGCTGAATACTACAAATACATCCTCAACGGACTCATGACCCAGCTCACCCGAATCGAACCGGGCAAGGATGTAGAGGAGGCCCACATGCGCAACCGTCAGCTCATAGCCAAATGGGCGCTTGAAAAGGGACAGCCCGAAAACGTAATCGAATTCGTAAAGCGCGACGGCAAGACATTCATTAAAATCAATGACTACGAGAAACTTCGCAGCCTCTTCGGAGATCTTCTTGCCGAAGTGCAGCGCATAAAGAGCGAAGGTGACTATGCAGCCGGAGCCGCTCTCGTGGAACAGTACGCAGTGAAAGTCGATCCCGAACTCCATAAGGAAGTCCTTGACCGCTACTCTCACCTCAACATCGCTCCTTACAAGGGATTCGTCAACCCCATCTACAAGCCTGTCACCGATGCCGACGGCAACATCACTGACGTGACAATCGAGTATGGTGAGGACTATCTCCCGCAGGTGCTCCGCTATTCAAAGGACTATCGCACCCTCCCAGCCAACCTGACAGTGAAATAA